One window of the Solanum stenotomum isolate F172 chromosome 11, ASM1918654v1, whole genome shotgun sequence genome contains the following:
- the LOC125843833 gene encoding abscisic-aldehyde oxidase-like isoform X1, protein MDERQKNVSLVLAVNGERFELPCVDPSTTLLQFLRSETCFKSPKLGCGEGGCGACVVLVSKYDPNLEKVEDFSMSSCLTLLCSLNGCSITTSEGLGNTRDGFHSIHERFAGFHASQCGFCTPGMCMSFFSALVNADKGNKPNPPPGFSKLTSSEAEKAITGNLCRCTGYRPIADACKSFAADVDIEDLGFNSFWKKGDSKELKVSKLPPYDPTKNFSTYPEFLKSESTTNSDSSRRYPWYNPVSIEELRNLLYSNVMENGARFKLVVGNTGTGYYKETQPYDHYVDLRYIPESSIIERDQNGIEVGATVTISKLISFLKEENKVNLGSYGTLVSQKLANHMEKIASPFVRNSASVGGNLVMAQKNGFPSDIATLFLGLGATVRLMTSHGFEKLTWEELLSRPPLDSKTVLLSVCIPFKNAQSSLQTHSKLLFETFRASPRPHGNALAYVNAAFHADVSHCKNGVLINNIQLAFGAYGTKHATRAKKVEEYLDGKILNVHVLYEALKLVKLAVIPEDGTLHPEYRSSLAVSYVFEFLYPFTDVHSAISGGLLSGISDISVEEFSKSCNDGRISQGREQTLLSSAKQVVEYSSTEYYPVGEPMKKVGAAMQGAGEAVYVDDIPSPPNCLHGSFIYSTKPLAGVNGIQLDSNRLTDGVTTVITFKDIPSGGENIGVLTTFGTEPLFADDLTRYAGDRIAVVVADSQRSADVAARTALVEYDTENIDSPILTVEEAVEKSSFFQIPPRLYPKQVGDFSKGMAEADHKILSAEIRLGSEYYFYMETQTALAIPDEDNCMVVYTSSQYPEYSHRVIASCLGVPEHNIRVITRRVGGGYGGKAIRAMPVSAACALAAYKLRRPVRIYVNRNSDMIMTGGRHPMKVTYSVGFKSSGKITALHLDILINAGITEDVSPIVPSNVIKALKKYDWGALSFNVKLCKTNLTSKSAMRAPGEVQGSYIAEAIIEHVASSLSIEVDSVRNKNFHTFESLNLFYGNIVSEGEYTLPSIMDKLAVSSSFFQRSKVIEQFNQNNTWKKRGISRVPVVYEVMQRPTSGKVSILQDGSIIVEVGGIEIGQGLWTKVRQMTAYALGLIDSSWAEDLVEKVRVIQADTLSLVQAGLTAGSTTSESSCEAVRLCCDVLVERLTPLKKQLQEQNGSVDWPMLIRQAQTQSVNLAANSYYVPQSGSMSYLNFGGAVSEVEIDILTGETAILQSDIIYDCGQSLNPAVDLGQIEGAFVQGIGFFMHEEYLTNEDGLMVSNSTWKYKIPTIDTIPQNFNVHVLNSGHHEKRVLSSKASGEPPLLLAASVHCATRAAVKAAREQLKLWGKLDGSVSEFYLDIPAIIPVVKTQCGLDYVEKYLESILAQKSN, encoded by the exons GTTTGAGTTGCCATGTGTTGATCCTTCTACAACTCTGCTTCAGTTCTTGCGCTCTGAGACTTGTTTCAAGAGTCCCAAGCTTGGTTGTGGTGAAG GTGGTTGTGGAGCTTGTGTCGTTCTGGTGTCGAAGTATGATCCCAATCTTGAAAAGGTTGAAGATTTTAGCATGAGTTCGTGTCTTACACTTCTTTGCAGTTTAAATGGTTGTTCAATTACGACAAGTGAAGGCCTTGGGAACACCAGAGATGGTTTTCACTCTATTCATGAAAGATTTGCCGGTTTCCATGCTTCTCAATGCGGCTTTTGCACTCCTGGCATGTGTATGTCATTTTTCTCAGCTCTCGTTAACGCCGATAAAGGAAACAAACCCAATCCTCCACCAGGATTCTCTAAGCTTACTTCATCTGAAGCTGAAAAGGCCATCACAGGGAACCTTTGTCGATGCACTGGATACCGGCCCATTGCTGATGCCTGCAAGAGTTTTGCTGCTGATGTTGATATAGAGGATTTGGGgttcaattctttttggaaaaAGGGAGATTCCAAGGAATTGAAAGTAAGTAAGTTACCTCCCTATGATCCAACCAAGAATTTTAGTACATATCCTGAGTTCTTGAAAAGTGAATCCACTACGAATTCGGACTCCTCAAGGAGGTACCCTTGGTACAATCCTGTTTCGATTGAAGAGCTACGGAACTTGTTGTACTCCAATGTGATGGAAAATGGTGCAAGATTTAAACTTGTCGTTGGAAATACCGGTACAGGTTATTATAAGGAAACTCAGCCATATGATCATTATGTTGATCTCAGGTACATTCCTGAATCCTCAATCATCGAAAGAGATCAGAATGGGATTGAAGTTGGAGCAACTGTGACTATCTCTAAACTGATTTCATTCTTGAAAGAGGAAAACAAAGTCAATCTTGGTTCATACGGGACGTTGGTGTCCCAAAAACTGGCTAACCACATGGAGAAGATTGCTTCACCATTTGTTAGAAACTCTGCTAGTGTGGGAGGAAATTTGGTTATGGCACAGAAGAATGGTTTTCCTTCAGATATTGCTACATTATTTCTTGGACTTGGTGCTACTGTTAGATTGATGACCAGTCATGGATTTGAAAAGCTCACATGGGAGGAGTTATTATCGAGACCACCGCTAGACTCAAAGACTGTGCTTCTAAGTGTTTGCATCCCATTTAAGAATGCTCAAAGTTCTCTCCAAACTCACTCTAAATTGTTGTTTGAAACCTTTCGAGCTTCTCCAAGACCTCATGGGAATGCATTGGCATATGTAAACGCTGCTTTCCATGCTGATGTTTCTCACTGCAAGAACGGCGTCCTGATAAACAATATCCAATTGGCGTTTGGTGCTTATGGCACAAAACATGCAACAAGGGCTAAAAAAGTAGAGGAATATCTAGACGGGAAGATATTAAATGTACATGTTTTATATGAAGCACTTAAATTAGTCAAACTAGCAGTGATACCGGAAGATGGCACTTTACACCCCGAGTACAGATCAAGCTTGGCTGTCAGTTATGTTTTCGAGTTTCTTTATCCCTTCACTGATGTTCATTCTGCTATTTCTGGTGGTTTACTCAGTGGAATTAGTGACATCTCAGTTGAGGAATTTTCCAAAAGTTGTAATGATGGTCGCATTAGTCAGGGGAGAGAACAAACACTACTGTCTTCTGCTAAGCAAGTCGTGGAATATTCAAGCACTGAGTACTATCCAGTCGGTGAACCGATGAAGAAGGTTGGAGCTGCCATGCAAGGTGCTG GTGAAGCTGTTTATGTAGATGACATTCCTTCACCACCAAACTGCCTGCATGGATCATTTATCTATAGTACAAAACCATTGGCAGGTGTAAATGGAATCCAACTCGACTCAAATCGATTAACAGATGGAGTCACTACTGTTATTACTTTTAAAGATATCCCAAGCGGAGGGGAAAATATAGGAGTTCTTACAACGTTCGGTACTGAGCCCTTATTTGCAGATGATCTCACCCGATATGCTGGCGACAGAATTGCTGTTGTG GTTGCTGACAGTCAGAGGTCTGCTGATGTGGCGGCAAGAACAGCCCTCGTTGAATACGACACTGAAAATATAGATTCTCCCATCTTAACCGTTGAGGAGGCTGTTGAGAAATCAAGCTTTTTCCAAATCCCACCACGTCTATATCCAAAACAGGTCGGTGATTTCTCCAAAGGAATGGCTGAGGCTGATCACAAGATTCTCTCTGCTGAG ATAAGGCTTGGTTCCGAATACTATTTTTATATGGAGACACAGACTGCCCTTGCAATTCCAGATGAAGACAACTGCATGGTTGTTTATACTTCAAGTCAGTACCCTGAGTATTCGCATCGTGTTATTGCCAGTTGTCTTGGTGTTCCTGAACACAATATCCGTGTAATTACAAGAAGGGTTGGAGGTGGCTATGGGGGCAAGGCAATCAGAGCAATGCCT GTTTCCGCAGCCTGTGCACTAGCAGCATACAAGTTAAGACGACCTGTCAGGATATACGTCAACCGGAACAGTGACATGATAATGACAGGAGGACGACACCCGATGAAAGTAACGTACAGTGTAGGATTCAAATCAAGCGGAAAGATCACAGCATTACATCTTGATATATTGATAAATGCCGGGATCACGGAAGATGTAAGCCCCATTGTACCATCAAATGTGATAAAAgcactaaaaaaatatgattgggGTGCCTTATCTTTCAATGTAAAACTGTGCAAGACAAATCTTACCAGCAAATCAGCTATGCGGGCCCCTGGGGAGGTGCAAGGATCTTATATTGCTGAAGCTATAATCGAGCACGTAGCAAGTTCACTCTCGATAGAGGTGGACTCAGTCAGAAACAAAAATTTTCATACATTTGAAAGCCTTAATTTATTCTATGGTAACATTGTATCAGAAGGAGAATATACATTGCCTAGTATCATGGATAAGTTGGCAGTGTCCTCGAGTTTTTTCCAACGAAGCAAGGTGATAGAACAGTTCAACCAGAATAACACATGGAAGAAAAGGGGTatttctcgagtgccagtcgtGTATGAAGTTATGCAACGACCAACCTCAGGAAAAGTCAGTATTCTGCAAGATGGATCGATCATAGTAGAGGTTGGAGGGATTGAAATTGGCCAAGGGCTATGGACAAAGGTTAGACAGATGACTGCCTATGCTCTTGGTTTGATTGATAGTAGTTGGGCCGAAGACCTCGTGGAGAAAGTACGAGTCATACAAGCAGACACCTTAAGCTTAGTGCAAGCCGGGCTTACAGCTGGAAGCACTACATCAGAATCAAGCTGTGAAGCTGTTAGACTTTGCTGTGATGTATTGGTTGAAAGACTGACCCCTTTGAAGAAACAGCTGCAGGAACAAAATGGCTCTGTTGATTGGCCAATGCTGATTCGCCAG GCACAAACGCAATCAGTAAACTTAGCAGCAAATTCTTATTATGTACCACAATCCGGTTCCATGAGTTATTTGAACTTTGGCGGTGCTGTCAGTGAG gtGGAGATCGATATTCTGACTGGAGAGACTGCCATTTTGCAGTCAGATATTATATACGACTGTGGGCAGAGCTTGAATCCAGCCGTTGATTTGGGACAG ATTGAAGGGGCTTTCGTTCAAGGAATTGGATTTTTCATGCACGAAGAATATCTCACCAACGAAGACGGACTAATGGTCTCGAATAGCACTTGGAAATACAAGATCCCGACAATAGACACTATACCTCAGAATTTCAATGTACATGTGCTAAACAGTGGACATCATGAAAAACGTGTTCTCTCATCTAAAG CATCTGGTGAACCGCCACTGCTTCTGGCAGCTTCGGTCCACTGTGCAACAAGAGCAGCTGTTAAAGCAGCACGGGAACAGCTCAAACTATGGGGCAAGCTTGACGGGTCTGTTTCAGAATTCTATCTGGACATCCCTGCCATAATACCAGTTGTGAAGACACAGTGTGGCCTGGATTATGTAGAGAAATATTTGGAAAGTATCTTGGCTCAGAAATCTAACTAA
- the LOC125843833 gene encoding abscisic-aldehyde oxidase-like isoform X2 has product MDERQKNVSLVLAVNGERFELPCVDPSTTLLHFLRSETCFKSPKLGCGEGGCGACVVLVSKYDPNLKKIEDFSVSSCLTLLCSLNGCSITTSEGLGNTRDGFHSIHERFAGFHASQCGFCTPGMCMSFFSALVNADKGNKPNPPPGFSKLTSSEAEKAITGNLCRCTGYRPIADACKSFAADVDIEDLGFNSFWKKGDSKELKVSKLPPYDPTKNFSTYPEFLKSESTTNSDSSRRYPWYNPVSIEELRNLLYSNVMENGARFKLVVGNTGTGYYKETQPYDHYVDLRYIPESSIIERDQNGIEVGATVTISKLISFLKEENKVNLGSYGTLVSQKLANHMEKIASPFVRNSASVGGNLVMAQKNGFPSDIATLFLGLGATVRLMTSHGFEKLTWEELLSRPPLDSKTVLLSVCIPFKNAQSSLQTHSKLLFETFRASPRPHGNALAYVNAAFHADVSHCKNGVLINNIQLAFGAYGTKHATRAKKVEEYLDGKILNVHVLYEALKLVKLAVIPEDGTLHPEYRSSLAVSYVFEFLYPFTDVHSAISGGLLSGISDISVEEFSKSCNDGRISQGREQTLLSSAKQVVEYSSTEYYPVGEPMKKVGAAMQGAGEAVYVDDIPSPPNCLHGSFIYSTKPLAGVNGIQLDSNRLTDGVTTVITFKDIPSGGENIGVLTTFGTEPLFADDLTRYAGDRIAVVVADSQRSADVAARTALVEYDTENIDSPILTVEEAVEKSSFFQIPPRLYPKQVGDFSKGMAEADHKILSAEIRLGSEYYFYMETQTALAIPDEDNCMVVYTSSQYPEYSHRVIASCLGVPEHNIRVITRRVGGGYGGKAIRAMPVSAACALAAYKLRRPVRIYVNRNSDMIMTGGRHPMKVTYSVGFKSSGKITALHLDILINAGITEDVSPIVPSNVIKALKKYDWGALSFNVKLCKTNLTSKSAMRAPGEVQGSYIAEAIIEHVASSLSIEVDSVRNKNFHTFESLNLFYGNIVSEGEYTLPSIMDKLAVSSSFFQRSKVIEQFNQNNTWKKRGISRVPVVYEVMQRPTSGKVSILQDGSIIVEVGGIEIGQGLWTKVRQMTAYALGLIDSSWAEDLVEKVRVIQADTLSLVQAGLTAGSTTSESSCEAVRLCCDVLVERLTPLKKQLQEQNGSVDWPMLIRQAQTQSVNLAANSYYVPQSGSMSYLNFGGAVSEVEIDILTGETAILQSDIIYDCGQSLNPAVDLGQIEGAFVQGIGFFMHEEYLTNEDGLMVSNSTWKYKIPTIDTIPQNFNVHVLNSGHHEKRVLSSKASGEPPLLLAASVHCATRAAVKAAREQLKLWGKLDGSVSEFYLDIPAIIPVVKTQCGLDYVEKYLESILAQKSN; this is encoded by the exons ATTTGCCGGTTTCCATGCTTCTCAATGCGGCTTTTGCACTCCTGGCATGTGTATGTCATTTTTCTCAGCTCTCGTTAACGCCGATAAAGGAAACAAACCCAATCCTCCACCAGGATTCTCTAAGCTTACTTCATCTGAAGCTGAAAAGGCCATCACAGGGAACCTTTGTCGATGCACTGGATACCGGCCCATTGCTGATGCCTGCAAGAGTTTTGCTGCTGATGTTGATATAGAGGATTTGGGgttcaattctttttggaaaaAGGGAGATTCCAAGGAATTGAAAGTAAGTAAGTTACCTCCCTATGATCCAACCAAGAATTTTAGTACATATCCTGAGTTCTTGAAAAGTGAATCCACTACGAATTCGGACTCCTCAAGGAGGTACCCTTGGTACAATCCTGTTTCGATTGAAGAGCTACGGAACTTGTTGTACTCCAATGTGATGGAAAATGGTGCAAGATTTAAACTTGTCGTTGGAAATACCGGTACAGGTTATTATAAGGAAACTCAGCCATATGATCATTATGTTGATCTCAGGTACATTCCTGAATCCTCAATCATCGAAAGAGATCAGAATGGGATTGAAGTTGGAGCAACTGTGACTATCTCTAAACTGATTTCATTCTTGAAAGAGGAAAACAAAGTCAATCTTGGTTCATACGGGACGTTGGTGTCCCAAAAACTGGCTAACCACATGGAGAAGATTGCTTCACCATTTGTTAGAAACTCTGCTAGTGTGGGAGGAAATTTGGTTATGGCACAGAAGAATGGTTTTCCTTCAGATATTGCTACATTATTTCTTGGACTTGGTGCTACTGTTAGATTGATGACCAGTCATGGATTTGAAAAGCTCACATGGGAGGAGTTATTATCGAGACCACCGCTAGACTCAAAGACTGTGCTTCTAAGTGTTTGCATCCCATTTAAGAATGCTCAAAGTTCTCTCCAAACTCACTCTAAATTGTTGTTTGAAACCTTTCGAGCTTCTCCAAGACCTCATGGGAATGCATTGGCATATGTAAACGCTGCTTTCCATGCTGATGTTTCTCACTGCAAGAACGGCGTCCTGATAAACAATATCCAATTGGCGTTTGGTGCTTATGGCACAAAACATGCAACAAGGGCTAAAAAAGTAGAGGAATATCTAGACGGGAAGATATTAAATGTACATGTTTTATATGAAGCACTTAAATTAGTCAAACTAGCAGTGATACCGGAAGATGGCACTTTACACCCCGAGTACAGATCAAGCTTGGCTGTCAGTTATGTTTTCGAGTTTCTTTATCCCTTCACTGATGTTCATTCTGCTATTTCTGGTGGTTTACTCAGTGGAATTAGTGACATCTCAGTTGAGGAATTTTCCAAAAGTTGTAATGATGGTCGCATTAGTCAGGGGAGAGAACAAACACTACTGTCTTCTGCTAAGCAAGTCGTGGAATATTCAAGCACTGAGTACTATCCAGTCGGTGAACCGATGAAGAAGGTTGGAGCTGCCATGCAAGGTGCTG GTGAAGCTGTTTATGTAGATGACATTCCTTCACCACCAAACTGCCTGCATGGATCATTTATCTATAGTACAAAACCATTGGCAGGTGTAAATGGAATCCAACTCGACTCAAATCGATTAACAGATGGAGTCACTACTGTTATTACTTTTAAAGATATCCCAAGCGGAGGGGAAAATATAGGAGTTCTTACAACGTTCGGTACTGAGCCCTTATTTGCAGATGATCTCACCCGATATGCTGGCGACAGAATTGCTGTTGTG GTTGCTGACAGTCAGAGGTCTGCTGATGTGGCGGCAAGAACAGCCCTCGTTGAATACGACACTGAAAATATAGATTCTCCCATCTTAACCGTTGAGGAGGCTGTTGAGAAATCAAGCTTTTTCCAAATCCCACCACGTCTATATCCAAAACAGGTCGGTGATTTCTCCAAAGGAATGGCTGAGGCTGATCACAAGATTCTCTCTGCTGAG ATAAGGCTTGGTTCCGAATACTATTTTTATATGGAGACACAGACTGCCCTTGCAATTCCAGATGAAGACAACTGCATGGTTGTTTATACTTCAAGTCAGTACCCTGAGTATTCGCATCGTGTTATTGCCAGTTGTCTTGGTGTTCCTGAACACAATATCCGTGTAATTACAAGAAGGGTTGGAGGTGGCTATGGGGGCAAGGCAATCAGAGCAATGCCT GTTTCCGCAGCCTGTGCACTAGCAGCATACAAGTTAAGACGACCTGTCAGGATATACGTCAACCGGAACAGTGACATGATAATGACAGGAGGACGACACCCGATGAAAGTAACGTACAGTGTAGGATTCAAATCAAGCGGAAAGATCACAGCATTACATCTTGATATATTGATAAATGCCGGGATCACGGAAGATGTAAGCCCCATTGTACCATCAAATGTGATAAAAgcactaaaaaaatatgattgggGTGCCTTATCTTTCAATGTAAAACTGTGCAAGACAAATCTTACCAGCAAATCAGCTATGCGGGCCCCTGGGGAGGTGCAAGGATCTTATATTGCTGAAGCTATAATCGAGCACGTAGCAAGTTCACTCTCGATAGAGGTGGACTCAGTCAGAAACAAAAATTTTCATACATTTGAAAGCCTTAATTTATTCTATGGTAACATTGTATCAGAAGGAGAATATACATTGCCTAGTATCATGGATAAGTTGGCAGTGTCCTCGAGTTTTTTCCAACGAAGCAAGGTGATAGAACAGTTCAACCAGAATAACACATGGAAGAAAAGGGGTatttctcgagtgccagtcgtGTATGAAGTTATGCAACGACCAACCTCAGGAAAAGTCAGTATTCTGCAAGATGGATCGATCATAGTAGAGGTTGGAGGGATTGAAATTGGCCAAGGGCTATGGACAAAGGTTAGACAGATGACTGCCTATGCTCTTGGTTTGATTGATAGTAGTTGGGCCGAAGACCTCGTGGAGAAAGTACGAGTCATACAAGCAGACACCTTAAGCTTAGTGCAAGCCGGGCTTACAGCTGGAAGCACTACATCAGAATCAAGCTGTGAAGCTGTTAGACTTTGCTGTGATGTATTGGTTGAAAGACTGACCCCTTTGAAGAAACAGCTGCAGGAACAAAATGGCTCTGTTGATTGGCCAATGCTGATTCGCCAG GCACAAACGCAATCAGTAAACTTAGCAGCAAATTCTTATTATGTACCACAATCCGGTTCCATGAGTTATTTGAACTTTGGCGGTGCTGTCAGTGAG gtGGAGATCGATATTCTGACTGGAGAGACTGCCATTTTGCAGTCAGATATTATATACGACTGTGGGCAGAGCTTGAATCCAGCCGTTGATTTGGGACAG ATTGAAGGGGCTTTCGTTCAAGGAATTGGATTTTTCATGCACGAAGAATATCTCACCAACGAAGACGGACTAATGGTCTCGAATAGCACTTGGAAATACAAGATCCCGACAATAGACACTATACCTCAGAATTTCAATGTACATGTGCTAAACAGTGGACATCATGAAAAACGTGTTCTCTCATCTAAAG CATCTGGTGAACCGCCACTGCTTCTGGCAGCTTCGGTCCACTGTGCAACAAGAGCAGCTGTTAAAGCAGCACGGGAACAGCTCAAACTATGGGGCAAGCTTGACGGGTCTGTTTCAGAATTCTATCTGGACATCCCTGCCATAATACCAGTTGTGAAGACACAGTGTGGCCTGGATTATGTAGAGAAATATTTGGAAAGTATCTTGGCTCAGAAATCTAACTAA